The DNA segment ATCAAAGGAATTGAATTAGAAACCGGCAGAAATAACGAAGCAACAAAAGCACTTTATAATTCACTTGGATTTTATGATGTCATTTCTAAAAGGTACGGGTTTAGGTTTTAAGTAAATGCGAGAACGAGGCTGGACATAACTAAAAATCAATTTGAAAAGGGCGAATGATTCGATTGTAGAATCATTCGCCCTTTTTGATTTTATATGAACAAGCAAGGGATTCTCCTGTAGTGGATTAATTGCTATGTTTTTGTTTTCTCGCTACATACATGTTATGTCCCGCCCTTGTTTTTTTGTTTCAAACTTCACTTCGTCCAAAAACAAATCCAAGCTGCCCATTTTTGTGATAATTGGGTTTTTTGCGTCTTTTTTTCGCCTGATTTACATATGATGTAGCAAACTTAACAACAGTATTTGACGCTTGTAAAAGGGGTGTACACACTCATGAGAGACGCGTATTTTGATGTGGAGTTTACTGAAGTCTACATTGAGCTAACGAAAACGGCTCTTCATCAGTTTATTAAGCGCATGATGAGTCAGCACTATTCTCTCTTCTGGAGATACGATACCACCACCATTTTCTTAATGATCGAAATGGAGGATTATATCCACGAGCTTCCATTTGTACGTAATGCTTCGTTTTTAACATTATCTGCAGAGAGGCTGAATATCTATGATGAAATCCTCGCTGCAGCTCTTGAGAAGCTACTACAATGTGAAAAAGGAAATGGCATCGTAAAACGGGCAGGAAATGGCCCAATGTACATTACCTCATACCAAGCTGGGGACATTGAATCCATGATTGAAATTGATGGGAGTGAGAAGGTCATGATGAACCGAAATGGCTCGATGGTCCAGTATCGGGATGACGGAAAAGCTTTAGATCCGCGTACAATCTTTAACATGATGAATCTTGAAATTGACTATGTTTTAATGGAACTATTTGAATCGCTTCAAGAGGACAATGAAAAAAAGGTTACACTCCACAAGCAAAGGTTAAAGCGCCTCATCAACAGACGTGAGCAAGTGAAACAGCTTCTCTAATCATTCTCCGCAAGCACAGGTTCTGGTGCTTGCATTTTTTCGGGCTCCCTCCATACATATACCCAATAATCCTCCCTACCTTTATTTCTCTTTCAGAAAAAGTTACAATAGAGAGATGCTTTAAGATAGATGAGGTGATACGCATGAAATTCCCTATCCATATAAATACTGAAGAGGTAGCAAGCAAGCTACAGCCTTCTGTTGTTTCAACCTATAAAAAGCTAGCCGCTTCTCGTTATTTTACGGCTAGTCATTTGGAGCTGCTTTCTAGTGAGGCTAAGCATACCCTTCATACTCACCACAGCGAATCTGGTGTATGGGGGCATCTTCTTTATATTGAAGGCGTGTTTCAGCGATCGATTCAAAACAGTACATCCGAACAATCTCATAGACGGTTTGAACATTTCTATACATCACTCGAAGAAGACATCAATAAGGCGTTAGAAGAGCACAAAGATTCCCAGGCCGTTCGTGCTTTTATGAGACAGCTTGTTGTGCGACTGGAACAGGACCAGAAGTATGAATATGCACCCTGGCCTTCAATTATTGAACACTGTATTCCTACATTGTCAGCAGGACATTTGGAGCATCTAGAAGGAAGCCTTGCATCTAGTTCGTTACATCGTGGCTCTGCAGCAGCTGTTCGATTAAAAAGCTATGTGACCTTACTTGTCGGTAAAGAAAAGCAAGCACTCGATCAATTGCTTACTTTCAAAGCAAACTGGTCCGAGCAACAATTAACCATACACTTTAAGTGCTTAGAATCTCGTGAACGCTGGGAAACGATCCTGCATTGGTTAAAGCAACTCTTTCCAACCAAAACACAAAACAAATATGGTTCTCTGCAAGCTTTTGCCGATCGCAGTCATTCCCATTTAAATCAGAATGGTGGATTTTTAACGGACGTGTGGGATCGTTGGTTGCTTGCACCAAGCTTTCAACGATTTGCAGCCCTTACAGCTCACGAGAAAAAAGATAAAAAACAACAAATTGTTGACTATCTACTCCCGAGACTCGAAGCACAGCTTCACCAAACTCAGACCGTTCAAGTCTATATTCGTCTTCTTCATGATCAGCAACGGTTTGATAAAGCGGCTGAATATTTTTTAATGCATGAACGAAACCCTTCTCGTTTACATGAAGATAAAGAAGCACTTATTGAAACGATGAAGACTTTTACGCCTGAACTTTTAAAACCAGTGTTTCACCAATTTGTCGTTCGACTTGCGGAAAAGAAATCAAGAGTACATTATGAAAAAGCAGCTTTTTACGTGTCGGAGCTTTTACAGGTTTATCAGCTCGATCACTCAGAAGCTCTTTTCTACGATTATTTAGAGCGACTAAAAGCGGAGTATAAAACCTACCGTGCATTTATCAAGGAGCTGAATGTGATCCATGCGTAAAATGATCATTCATGGAGGATGGGTAGATAAACACTTTTTTGTGTGGGCAGAACAAACCAAAAAGTCCAGATTTGATCAAGTGGATAGCTTTAAATACCCATTTCTCTATTCACCTTTTGAATTAAAATTAATGCTGTATCAAACCGACCCCCACTCCTTTTATGGCACATTTGTGCATACGGGACAGGCAGTTTTACAAGTACCTTTGCAAAACCGTCAAGTGCAGTCTCCTGCTGGGGATGCAACTGTGTATCAAGCAGATCAGCAAACAAAATATTATCCATTCCCTGTTGAAGGCATTAAGCTTACGTCAGATGAGTTTGTTGCACAGCTCGCCTTACTTAAAACGTGGTCTGACCTTCCTTTTGTTGAATTTGGTTATGACTTAAGCGTTTGGATCGACCTAGCTGATAAAGTGAAATCCTTGATTGAGGACGGTCAATTTTTGCCGGCAGCAGATGGTACATGGAAACTAAAAGAAAATCATATCCCTTTAAAATCATGGGCCGCTGCTTTACCGCAAGTAAGCTACTCATTGCATGCGGAGCAACCGAGTAGTAAAGATATAGAATCTGATCGATTAAAGGAAGAACGATTAGCCAACATTCTACACACGATTGCAGATGCCTCTATACGATCAGTCATGAATAAGCCAACTGTACAAGAAGCATTTGATGGATGGCGTGAAAGTGTCGGTGAAAAGTGGAGACCTCTCGTACAGACTCTTGCTTCTAAAGCCGCTAAACAAACTCCAATGGTTCAACCTAAGGGGCGTCTAGAGCAGGAACTTGGGACAAGTAAGCAAACCCCTTTTCAAACGGCACTTCGCGTTGAAGAACCCATTGATCCAAATGGTGAGTGGAAGGTTAAACTGTGTCTAAGCGATCGTGAACACCCTACGCACATTGTAGAAATGGCAGATCTAGAAAAGGGAGAACACCCTTGGCGCATAAACCCAATCAGTCATCTTAAAATGGATGCTGCTTCCATCTCAAAGGCCGTTCCTTTTCTAGAACAAATGAGTTTAGCGAATGCAACCGTTTCGTTAGATGCCGATGATGTTTATCTCTTATGTACAACATATGACGGCACCCTTCAAGAACTAGGTGTGCACTTAATTGTTCCTAATTGGCTAAAGCAGAAGCATTCATTTAATGTGAATTTAGCTGTTGATACACCTAAACAACAGGATATCTACAGTGAACCACTATTAAATTGGGAGAATGTTGCTGACTTTACGTATACAATTGCTATTGGAGATGTGGTGCTTTCATCTGAGGATTTCACTCAATTTGTAGAAGAAAAAAGACCTTTCATCTATCAAAATGGTCAATGGGTTGCATGGGACCCATCCATGGCAAAGAAGCTTGAATCCTACCTTGACAAGCTTGATCAACAAGCGACCTATTTAGATACCCTACTTCTTGATGAAGCGGTCGGAGAAGATGACCTTGATCTTGATGTTGAATGGGAGATTGAATGGCAGGAAGAGATGAAAGAACGGCTCACAAAAGTCTATCAGGAGGAGCCCCCTCTTATCTCTCTACCAGAAACATTTCCTGGCGAGCTTAGAGAGTATCAGCATAAGGGAGTATCCTGGCTTACCCACTTACGTCGTGCGGGCTTTGGAGGCGTATTAGCAGATGATATGGGCCTTGGCAAATCCATTCAGACCTTAGTGTATATGCTGTATGTGAAAGAGGCTCAAAAACAGGCTCAAACAGACCATTCAGAGCCGTTTCTCTTAATTTGTCCAACGTCTCTTCTATATAATTGGGCGCACGAGGCCCAGCAATTTGCTCCATCTCTGAGAGTGTTTATTCATCACGGGCAAACGCGCATTACGCAGCTTCTAGATAGTCAAGAGCTTGAAGAATGGGATTTAGTCTTAACCTCCTACCAGCTTGCTGTACGAGATGCTGAAGCCTTTCAAAACATCCATTGGAATGGAATGGTTCTTGATGAAGCACAGCATATTAAGAATGTTGATACTAAACAGCGAAGAGTGATCAAGCAATTTAAAGCAAATCACATCCTTGCTTTAACTGGTACGCCTATTGAAAACCGCTTAAGAGAGCTCTGGTCATTAATGGACGTGACAAACCCGACCTTACTTGGCCGCTATCATGCATTTCAAAATCAATTTATAAAAAAAATTGAGAAAGAAAAAGATTCAGAACGACTCGAGCAGCTACAAGCAACGATTCGCCCATTTATTTTAAGACGTAAAAAGGATGATTTAACGCTTCAGTTAAATTTACCCGAGAAGAAGGAGCAGCTTCATCACGTGCACCTTTCTCTTGAACAGGCCGCTTATTATCAAGCTGTGGTGGAGGAAGTGTCTAAGCAGCTGCATGAAGTTTCCAACATGGAACGACGTTCGCTTATCCTGAGAAGCTTAACGAGGCTCAAACAGATTTGTAATCACCCTGCTCACTTCTTGAAAACACGAGACATGGACGCACACGAATCTGGTAAGTGGGATGAATTTTTGCGAATTATTGATTCCATTCAAGAACGTGGAGAAAAGGTACTGATCTTCACTCAGTACAAAGAAATGGGCTCACTGATTACTCAAGAGCTTGAAAAACGTATGAATCATCCGGTTCCCTTTTTACACGGTAG comes from the Alkalihalobacillus sp. FSL W8-0930 genome and includes:
- a CDS encoding DEAD/DEAH box helicase; the encoded protein is MRKMIIHGGWVDKHFFVWAEQTKKSRFDQVDSFKYPFLYSPFELKLMLYQTDPHSFYGTFVHTGQAVLQVPLQNRQVQSPAGDATVYQADQQTKYYPFPVEGIKLTSDEFVAQLALLKTWSDLPFVEFGYDLSVWIDLADKVKSLIEDGQFLPAADGTWKLKENHIPLKSWAAALPQVSYSLHAEQPSSKDIESDRLKEERLANILHTIADASIRSVMNKPTVQEAFDGWRESVGEKWRPLVQTLASKAAKQTPMVQPKGRLEQELGTSKQTPFQTALRVEEPIDPNGEWKVKLCLSDREHPTHIVEMADLEKGEHPWRINPISHLKMDAASISKAVPFLEQMSLANATVSLDADDVYLLCTTYDGTLQELGVHLIVPNWLKQKHSFNVNLAVDTPKQQDIYSEPLLNWENVADFTYTIAIGDVVLSSEDFTQFVEEKRPFIYQNGQWVAWDPSMAKKLESYLDKLDQQATYLDTLLLDEAVGEDDLDLDVEWEIEWQEEMKERLTKVYQEEPPLISLPETFPGELREYQHKGVSWLTHLRRAGFGGVLADDMGLGKSIQTLVYMLYVKEAQKQAQTDHSEPFLLICPTSLLYNWAHEAQQFAPSLRVFIHHGQTRITQLLDSQELEEWDLVLTSYQLAVRDAEAFQNIHWNGMVLDEAQHIKNVDTKQRRVIKQFKANHILALTGTPIENRLRELWSLMDVTNPTLLGRYHAFQNQFIKKIEKEKDSERLEQLQATIRPFILRRKKDDLTLQLNLPEKKEQLHHVHLSLEQAAYYQAVVEEVSKQLHEVSNMERRSLILRSLTRLKQICNHPAHFLKTRDMDAHESGKWDEFLRIIDSIQERGEKVLIFTQYKEMGSLITQELEKRMNHPVPFLHGSLTRAMRQALITDFQTNEQTSAFVLSLKAGGVGLNLTAATHVIHYDRWWNPAVENQATDRAFRIGQTSDVTVHKLITTGTVEERINRMLVSKQTLADEILSSEAAQFTEMSDDEVLQLIRLTKE